In Ochotona princeps isolate mOchPri1 chromosome 31, mOchPri1.hap1, whole genome shotgun sequence, a single window of DNA contains:
- the LOC131478370 gene encoding prorelaxin-like, with product MPSLLLFYLLGIWLPQGHLCRSARGDDAWLDHVIKACGRELSRNYIEVCGMTYFRRERQRQAGAFLSLEPATETVPSSIEKDTENVTMILEDSPNLSEELKAPLSAKQPSSVLSEQHTPTLMNLSLSLEEWKKMAPNDQAQVEDNSPSELKSLGLSTQRRRKRDIGKRPSDQCCNFGCTRRFIAELC from the exons ATGCCTAGCCTCCTCTTGTTCTACCTTCTAGGAATCTGGTTGCCACAGGGCCACCTTTGCAGATCAGCCAGGGGTGATGATGCATGGCTGGATCATGTGATTAAAGCATGTGGTCGTGAACTATCCCGAAACTATATCGAAGTCTGTGGCATGACCTACTTcagaagagaaaggcagagacaggcagGAGCCTTTCTGAGTTTGGAACCAGCAACAG AAACTGTGCCATCCTCCAtcgagaaagacacagaaaatgtCACTATGATACTGGAAGACAGTCCTAATTTGTCAGAGGAACTGAAGGCACCACTCTCTGCGAAGCAACCATCATCAGTTCTATCTGAACAACACACACCTACACTGATGAATTTAAGTCTTAGTTtggaagaatggaagaaaatggcTCCTAATGACCAAGCACAAGTGGAAGATAACAGTCCTTCAGAATTAAAATCCTTGGGCTTGAGTACTCAGCGCCGAAGAAAGAGGGACATTGGTAAAAGACCCAGTGATCAATGCTGTAATTTTGGTTGTACTAGAAGATTTATTGCTGAATTGTGCTGA